The following are encoded together in the Streptomyces sp. NBC_01465 genome:
- a CDS encoding rhamnogalacturonan acetylesterase, giving the protein MGGWRPYTEPRTEGPAAHRPFRIFATGDSTASIYATDTAPRTGWAQALPVFTGHGVTIVDRALSGASTKSYEDAGLLDAVLRDIRPGDWLLISFGHNDEKTTDPTRGTDPYTTFQTYLRTFLDGARQHGAHPVLVTPVERRRFDATGHAKASHGDYPAAMRALAAAEGVPLVDLQALSLALWEKLGPEGTTSCFLYADAGTNPNYPTGVADNTHFQAHGAIEVARLVAAELRTQHLLPAGTWHGLDREVPDSAIVFPPELPDLT; this is encoded by the coding sequence CTGGGTGGCTGGCGCCCGTACACGGAACCCCGGACCGAGGGCCCCGCCGCCCACCGCCCCTTCCGCATCTTCGCGACCGGCGACTCCACGGCCTCGATCTACGCCACCGACACCGCACCCCGCACCGGCTGGGCCCAGGCGCTGCCCGTCTTCACCGGCCACGGCGTCACGATCGTCGACCGGGCCCTGTCCGGCGCGAGCACCAAGAGCTACGAGGACGCCGGCCTCCTCGACGCGGTCCTGCGCGACATCCGCCCCGGCGACTGGCTCCTCATCTCCTTCGGCCACAACGACGAGAAGACGACGGACCCCACCCGCGGCACGGACCCGTACACCACCTTCCAGACCTACCTCCGCACCTTCCTGGACGGCGCCCGCCAGCACGGCGCGCACCCGGTGCTCGTCACCCCGGTCGAACGCCGCCGCTTCGACGCCACCGGCCATGCGAAGGCGTCGCACGGCGACTACCCGGCCGCGATGCGAGCCCTGGCGGCGGCCGAGGGCGTCCCTCTCGTCGACCTCCAGGCGCTGAGCCTCGCGCTCTGGGAGAAGCTCGGCCCCGAGGGCACTACGTCCTGCTTCCTCTACGCGGACGCGGGCACCAACCCCAACTACCCCACAGGCGTGGCCGACAACACCCACTTCCAGGCGCACGGCGCGATCGAGGTGGCCCGCCTGGTCGCCGCAGAACTCCGCACCCAGCACCTCCTCCCCGCCGGAACCTGGCACGGCCTGGACCGCGAGGTCCCGGACTCCGCCATCGTCTTCCCGCCCGAACTCCCGGATCTGACATGA
- a CDS encoding patatin-like phospholipase family protein, with the protein MGAEPKNERALVIGGGGVAGIAWATGVLAGLADAGTDVTDAELLLGTSAGSAVAAQITSGTELPELFRAQVDRELQRKELEPREGALAAVFAFGEKVDGEVSDPVERLRRMGEFALSADTVTEAERRPVIEARLPSHTWPERNLSVVAVDVATGETRIFDRTSGVPLVDAVTASCAIPGVWPAVTIGGARYMDGGIRSFTNLDLAAGHARTVVIAPMPDPVLEADAAAIAAAGGLIEVITPDEAALTAFGTDPLSPASRTPAGHAGFEQGRAAARAVAAVWIEA; encoded by the coding sequence ATGGGAGCGGAACCGAAGAACGAACGCGCACTGGTCATCGGCGGCGGCGGAGTCGCCGGGATCGCCTGGGCGACAGGCGTACTGGCGGGCCTCGCCGATGCCGGGACCGACGTCACCGACGCGGAACTCCTGCTCGGCACGTCGGCAGGGTCGGCGGTGGCCGCGCAGATCACCAGCGGCACGGAACTGCCCGAGCTGTTCCGGGCCCAGGTGGACCGCGAACTCCAGCGGAAGGAACTGGAGCCGCGTGAGGGTGCGCTCGCGGCGGTCTTCGCGTTCGGCGAGAAGGTGGACGGCGAGGTGAGCGACCCGGTCGAACGCCTGCGCCGCATGGGCGAGTTCGCGCTGTCCGCCGACACGGTGACGGAGGCCGAGCGGCGCCCGGTGATCGAGGCACGCCTGCCGTCCCACACCTGGCCGGAGCGCAACCTCTCCGTCGTTGCGGTGGACGTCGCGACCGGCGAGACCCGGATCTTCGACCGCACGTCGGGCGTACCCCTCGTGGACGCGGTGACCGCGAGCTGCGCCATCCCGGGCGTCTGGCCGGCAGTCACGATCGGCGGCGCCCGCTACATGGACGGAGGCATCCGCTCCTTCACCAACCTCGATCTCGCGGCGGGACATGCCCGTACGGTCGTCATCGCGCCGATGCCCGACCCGGTGCTGGAAGCCGACGCGGCGGCGATCGCGGCGGCGGGCGGCCTGATCGAGGTCATCACCCCCGACGAGGCCGCGCTGACAGCCTTCGGTACGGACCCCCTGTCCCCCGCTAGCCGAACCCCTGCGGGCCACGCGGGCTTTGAGCAGGGCAGGGCCGCCGCCCGGGCGGTCGCCGCGGTGTGGATCGAGGCGTAG
- a CDS encoding phytanoyl-CoA dioxygenase family protein, producing the protein MQDVLTADEIERFVTDGFVHLPEAFPRSLAEECRAFLWHETGCDPDDPGTWNEPVIRLNGYGHTPFQQAATTPRLHGAFDQLVGEGRWFPRQGIGTFPIRFPHPDDPGDTGWHMDASYTPEGESGYWLNLRSQGRALLMLFLFSDVGVDDGPTRIKVGSHLDVPAFLEPAGETGADMFTLCATMDGAGRLDAPDRSTALATGRAGDVYLCHPFLIHAAQPNRGKDARFIAQPPLIPTGLLDLDRADGEYSPVERAVRLGLA; encoded by the coding sequence GCTTCGTGACGGACGGCTTCGTCCACCTCCCGGAGGCGTTCCCGCGCTCACTGGCGGAGGAGTGCCGGGCGTTCCTGTGGCACGAGACCGGATGCGATCCAGACGACCCCGGCACCTGGAACGAGCCGGTCATCAGGCTCAACGGGTACGGCCACACCCCCTTCCAGCAGGCAGCCACGACCCCTCGCCTGCACGGTGCCTTCGACCAGTTGGTCGGCGAAGGCCGCTGGTTCCCACGCCAGGGCATCGGCACCTTCCCCATCCGCTTCCCGCACCCCGACGACCCGGGCGACACCGGCTGGCACATGGACGCCAGCTACACCCCCGAGGGCGAGAGCGGATACTGGCTCAACCTCCGCTCCCAGGGTCGCGCGCTGCTGATGCTGTTCCTGTTCTCGGACGTCGGCGTCGACGACGGCCCGACCCGGATCAAGGTGGGCTCGCACCTGGACGTCCCGGCGTTCTTGGAGCCCGCAGGCGAGACCGGCGCGGACATGTTCACCCTCTGCGCGACGATGGACGGAGCGGGCCGCCTCGATGCCCCCGACCGTTCCACCGCTCTCGCCACGGGCCGGGCGGGCGACGTCTACCTCTGCCACCCGTTCCTGATCCACGCGGCCCAGCCGAACCGGGGCAAGGACGCGCGATTCATCGCGCAGCCTCCCTTGATACCGACGGGCCTGCTCGACCTGGACCGCGCGGACGGGGAGTACTCCCCCGTGGAGCGCGCGGTACGTCTGGGCCTGGCTTAG
- a CDS encoding pectate lyase family protein yields the protein MRTQSCHGRVTGIVVGCTALVLALTGAATAQAAPHHDPARAVLAANDGWAAEGAGTTGGSTATGDHVYTVSTRAELIAAFADAGSAPKIIKVKGTLDFNADDAGNEQTCADYAAPGYDFTQYLADYDPAVWGYDTNLDQEPATSQEGLRRASAAAQGARVQVQVPANTTIVGIGKNPKILSGDLQIKGVDNVIVRNLTFEDAFDCFPQWDPTDGDTGNWNSEYDNLVVYGSTHVWIDHNTFTDGRRPDSAQPFYYGRIYQQHDGELDVVKGANYVTASWNAFTDHDKTLLFGNSDSASATDAGKLKVTLHHNLFKGITERAPRVRFGQVDTYNNHFVVTADQEYTYSIGVGVNSQIVAEANAFTLPAGIGADRVLYKWKGAGLTAAGNYVNGRATDVLAAYNTANPTALLGGDAGWVPALRTKVDSAKNVPCTVDREAGAGKLR from the coding sequence GTGCGTACACAGTCATGTCATGGACGCGTCACAGGAATCGTCGTCGGCTGCACCGCTCTGGTGCTCGCCCTGACCGGGGCGGCCACCGCCCAGGCCGCACCTCACCACGACCCGGCCCGCGCTGTCCTCGCCGCGAACGACGGCTGGGCGGCGGAAGGCGCCGGCACCACCGGTGGGTCGACTGCGACGGGCGACCACGTCTACACGGTCTCGACCCGCGCCGAACTCATCGCCGCGTTCGCGGACGCGGGGAGTGCTCCCAAGATCATCAAGGTCAAGGGCACGCTCGACTTCAACGCCGACGACGCCGGCAACGAGCAGACCTGCGCCGACTATGCCGCCCCCGGCTACGACTTCACCCAGTACCTCGCCGACTACGACCCCGCCGTCTGGGGCTACGACACCAACCTGGACCAGGAGCCCGCCACCAGCCAGGAGGGCCTGCGCCGCGCCTCGGCCGCCGCCCAGGGCGCCCGCGTCCAGGTCCAGGTCCCCGCCAACACCACCATCGTCGGCATCGGCAAGAACCCGAAGATCCTCTCCGGCGACCTCCAGATCAAGGGCGTCGACAACGTCATCGTCCGCAACCTCACCTTCGAGGACGCCTTCGACTGCTTCCCGCAGTGGGACCCCACCGACGGCGACACCGGCAACTGGAACTCCGAGTACGACAACCTCGTCGTCTACGGATCCACCCACGTCTGGATCGACCACAACACGTTCACCGACGGCCGCCGCCCCGACAGCGCGCAGCCGTTCTACTACGGCCGGATCTACCAGCAGCACGACGGCGAACTCGACGTGGTGAAGGGCGCGAACTACGTCACCGCGTCGTGGAACGCCTTCACCGACCACGACAAGACGCTGCTCTTCGGCAACAGCGACAGCGCGAGCGCCACGGACGCGGGCAAGCTCAAGGTCACCCTGCACCACAACCTCTTCAAGGGGATCACCGAGCGGGCGCCGCGGGTGCGCTTCGGGCAGGTCGACACGTACAACAACCACTTCGTGGTGACGGCCGACCAGGAGTACACGTACAGCATCGGCGTCGGCGTGAACTCGCAGATCGTCGCCGAGGCCAACGCCTTCACGCTGCCGGCGGGGATCGGCGCGGACCGGGTGCTCTACAAGTGGAAGGGCGCGGGCCTGACGGCGGCGGGCAACTACGTCAACGGCAGGGCGACGGACGTCCTGGCCGCGTACAACACCGCCAACCCGACGGCGCTGCTGGGCGGGGACGCGGGCTGGGTGCCGGCGCTGCGCACGAAGGTGGACAGCGCGAAGAACGTCCCGTGCACGGTGGACCGCGAAGCGGGCGCGGGCAAACTGCGCTGA
- a CDS encoding pectinesterase family protein, whose product MPSHHPQAPHPARRSLLLAGATAFTFGFGLGRAPDAQAAGRLPFGRYGSPSRRLNTRTLYVDAGGRGDHTTVQAAVSAVPGDGWTLVLAPGTYRETVLVPAAATGLTLLGTGDARSTVIVYDNAAGTAKPSGGTYGTSGSATVTVQAAGFTARSLTFANDWLRADHPEISGTQAVALKVQGDRSAFHACRFLGHQDTLYADTLGLALFARQYFEDCYVEGDVDFVFGRASAVYDHCHFHTLDRTDLASAPYGFVFAPSTAVADPHGYLVVDSLVTSGAPNAYYKLARPWVPSSDTTARPMLTVRETRLGAGIDAVAPYTNMSDAYPWQSQRFAEYRNTGPGAKTTDPASRPQLTDDEAALHTRSTYLGDWTPWKGC is encoded by the coding sequence ATGCCCTCGCACCACCCGCAAGCACCGCACCCGGCCCGCCGCTCCCTCCTCCTGGCCGGAGCCACCGCGTTCACCTTCGGCTTCGGTCTGGGCCGCGCCCCCGATGCGCAGGCCGCCGGACGCCTCCCCTTCGGCCGGTACGGATCACCGTCCCGCCGCCTCAACACCCGGACCCTGTACGTCGACGCGGGCGGGCGGGGCGACCACACCACCGTCCAGGCCGCCGTCAGTGCCGTACCCGGTGACGGGTGGACCCTCGTCCTCGCCCCGGGCACCTACCGCGAGACCGTCCTCGTCCCCGCCGCCGCGACCGGCCTCACCCTGCTCGGCACCGGCGACGCGCGCTCCACCGTCATCGTGTACGACAACGCCGCCGGCACCGCCAAGCCCTCCGGCGGTACGTACGGAACGAGCGGCTCCGCCACCGTCACCGTCCAGGCCGCCGGCTTCACCGCCCGCTCCCTCACCTTCGCCAACGACTGGCTGCGCGCCGACCACCCCGAGATCAGCGGCACCCAGGCCGTCGCCCTCAAGGTCCAGGGAGACAGGTCCGCCTTCCACGCCTGCCGCTTCCTCGGCCACCAGGACACCCTGTACGCCGACACCCTGGGCCTCGCCCTCTTCGCCCGCCAGTACTTCGAGGACTGCTACGTCGAGGGCGACGTCGACTTCGTCTTCGGCCGCGCCAGCGCCGTCTACGACCACTGCCACTTCCACACCCTGGACCGCACCGACCTGGCCTCCGCCCCCTACGGCTTCGTCTTCGCGCCCTCCACGGCGGTCGCCGACCCGCACGGCTACCTCGTCGTCGACTCCCTGGTCACCAGCGGAGCCCCGAACGCGTACTACAAGCTGGCCCGCCCCTGGGTACCGAGTTCGGACACCACCGCGCGCCCGATGCTCACGGTCCGCGAGACCCGCCTCGGCGCGGGGATCGACGCCGTCGCCCCGTACACGAACATGTCGGACGCCTACCCCTGGCAGTCCCAGCGCTTCGCCGAGTACCGCAACACGGGCCCTGGCGCGAAGACCACGGACCCCGCGTCCCGCCCCCAACTGACGGACGACGAGGCCGCGTTGCACACCCGTTCCACCTATCTGGGTGACTGGACCCCCTGGAAGGGATGCTGA
- a CDS encoding pectate lyase family protein, protein MRRARTVAATALTLFAALLPTPGQAATPPHGPTGWATAGSGTTGGAGAAADSVWTVTTRAELKTALGNHGDPTAPKIIRIRGDISGHEADDGTIRTAENYAPGFDLGAYMSCFGESGTTWSDTRFDYCKQQRILRQTGSNAEKLQIQLTVPSNTTVLGVGDDARLLGVDLTVNAGTNIVVRNLTLEAPVDYFTTWSPDDGAEGNWNARFDAMSVVTGVNLWVDHCTFTDGRHLDSKAPTGFHGKPVQRHDGLLDIEDAADYITVSDSQFRDHDKTLLIGSGDSRGDRDRGHLRITFARNLFANTAERSPRVRFGQVHTYNNYFTASTTDRESPVLSEKLGGAGYFLGLGLESAIVSENNAYSYTGPGASPDVIVADFKGNRFSDRGSWFNGRPVDTESVARTKYETTRAAAVTEAESTGTPVPDWATQDFTTDPGWSPSAAYAYHPLRSAAAVKSYVLRHSGAGRV, encoded by the coding sequence ATGAGACGTGCCCGTACGGTCGCCGCCACGGCCCTCACCCTGTTCGCCGCACTCCTCCCCACCCCGGGCCAGGCCGCCACCCCTCCCCACGGCCCCACCGGCTGGGCCACCGCGGGCTCCGGCACCACGGGCGGCGCGGGAGCCGCCGCCGACTCCGTCTGGACGGTCACCACCCGCGCCGAACTCAAGACCGCGCTGGGCAACCACGGCGACCCCACAGCCCCGAAGATCATCAGGATCCGCGGTGACATCAGCGGTCACGAGGCCGACGACGGCACGATCCGCACCGCCGAGAACTACGCGCCGGGCTTTGACCTCGGCGCGTACATGTCCTGCTTCGGCGAGTCCGGGACCACCTGGTCCGACACCCGCTTCGACTACTGCAAGCAGCAGCGCATCCTGCGCCAGACGGGATCGAACGCGGAGAAGCTGCAGATCCAGCTGACCGTGCCGAGCAACACCACGGTCCTCGGGGTGGGCGACGACGCCCGGCTGCTCGGCGTCGACCTCACGGTCAACGCCGGCACCAACATCGTCGTCCGCAACCTCACCCTGGAAGCCCCGGTCGACTACTTCACCACCTGGTCGCCCGACGACGGCGCGGAAGGCAACTGGAACGCCCGCTTCGACGCCATGTCCGTGGTCACCGGAGTCAACCTCTGGGTCGACCACTGCACCTTCACCGACGGCCGCCACCTGGACAGCAAGGCCCCAACGGGCTTCCACGGAAAGCCCGTTCAGCGTCACGACGGCCTGCTCGACATCGAGGACGCCGCCGACTACATCACGGTCTCCGACAGTCAGTTCCGCGACCACGACAAGACGCTGCTCATCGGCTCCGGCGACAGCAGGGGCGACCGCGACCGCGGCCATCTGCGCATCACCTTCGCCCGGAACCTCTTCGCCAACACGGCGGAGCGCTCGCCACGGGTCCGCTTCGGGCAGGTCCACACGTACAACAACTACTTCACGGCCTCCACGACGGACCGCGAATCCCCGGTCCTCAGCGAGAAGCTGGGCGGCGCAGGCTACTTCCTCGGCCTCGGCCTGGAATCGGCGATCGTCTCCGAGAACAACGCGTACTCCTACACCGGCCCCGGCGCGTCCCCGGACGTGATCGTCGCCGACTTCAAGGGCAACCGCTTCAGCGACCGGGGCTCCTGGTTCAACGGCCGCCCGGTCGACACCGAGTCCGTCGCCAGGACCAAGTACGAGACGACGCGAGCAGCGGCCGTGACCGAAGCGGAATCCACCGGAACTCCCGTCCCCGACTGGGCCACCCAGGACTTCACGACGGACCCCGGCTGGAGCCCCTCGGCCGCGTACGCCTACCACCCGCTGCGCTCGGCGGCAGCGGTGAAGAGTTACGTCCTGCGCCACTCCGGCGCGGGCCGCGTCTGA
- a CDS encoding right-handed parallel beta-helix repeat-containing protein: protein MRRISSALTALTLAASGSVLALAAPAHAATVVVDTTAELTSAISSATAGTVIQVRAGTYYPTATLQSTTNGTSSSPVTLQAYGSESVKIDGSSLPSGDWIFKLTADYWNVSNLTFQNSPDSAVVCQSCTGTLWSNIKTINNGDSGFTLTGDGTVNNTVKNIDSYGNYDAANHGENADGIAIKYGSGTGNLVTGARMYNNSDDGIDLWSFASPVTIEHSWSFGNGKNRWSDSAFAGDGNGYKLGGDGDTVAHVVNNSAAWDDAGNGFTENSNTGAIVINRTTAYANGKWGYYFATGAAKLGKNLAVSNGSGTVTKSSAVASSGNNWDSGIATPSFLSTDATTTYNARSSSGTLPATTFLTTGSSSIGATMN from the coding sequence ATGCGTCGTATCAGCTCAGCCCTCACCGCGCTCACCCTCGCCGCGTCCGGCAGCGTCCTCGCGCTCGCCGCCCCGGCCCATGCCGCGACGGTCGTGGTGGACACCACCGCCGAACTGACCAGCGCGATCTCATCGGCCACGGCCGGAACGGTCATCCAGGTCCGCGCCGGCACGTACTACCCGACGGCCACGCTCCAGTCGACGACGAACGGCACCTCGTCCTCACCGGTCACGCTCCAGGCGTACGGCTCGGAGTCGGTGAAGATCGACGGATCATCGCTCCCCTCCGGAGACTGGATCTTCAAACTGACCGCGGACTACTGGAACGTCTCGAACCTCACCTTCCAGAACTCCCCGGACAGCGCGGTCGTCTGCCAGTCCTGCACCGGCACCCTCTGGTCGAACATCAAGACCATCAACAACGGCGACTCCGGCTTCACGCTCACCGGCGACGGCACGGTGAACAACACCGTCAAGAACATCGACTCCTACGGCAACTACGACGCCGCCAACCATGGCGAGAACGCCGACGGAATCGCGATCAAGTACGGCTCGGGCACCGGAAACCTGGTCACCGGCGCCCGGATGTACAACAACTCGGACGACGGCATCGACCTGTGGTCCTTCGCCTCACCGGTCACGATCGAGCACTCCTGGTCGTTCGGCAACGGCAAGAACCGCTGGTCGGACTCGGCGTTCGCGGGCGACGGCAACGGCTACAAGCTGGGCGGCGACGGCGACACGGTCGCGCACGTCGTCAACAACTCGGCGGCCTGGGACGACGCGGGCAACGGCTTCACGGAGAACAGCAACACGGGCGCGATCGTCATCAACCGCACCACGGCGTACGCCAACGGCAAGTGGGGTTACTACTTCGCCACGGGCGCGGCGAAGCTCGGCAAGAACCTGGCGGTCTCGAACGGCAGCGGCACGGTGACGAAGAGCTCTGCGGTCGCGTCGTCCGGCAACAACTGGGACTCCGGAATCGCAACCCCGTCCTTCCTCTCGACGGACGCGACAACGACGTACAACGCCCGCTCAAGCAGTGGCACGCTCCCGGCGACGACGTTCCTCACGACGGGCTCGTCCAGCATCGGCGCGACGATGAACTGA
- a CDS encoding AAA family ATPase: protein MRDVRVVLIGGTSNVGKSTVAQVVAERLGFAYRSTDGLARHPGRPWRTSEWEVPAHVAEHYGSLTVDELIVSVLDHYERLWPRIEELVTEPGLVLEGSALWPERVAKLAVPGVAAVWLTAGEDVVRERIRGAGRYAEVGDGERHLMDQFLARTVRYQALMIDAVDRLGLQRIDAGGGRSVEELAGAVIAAVGG from the coding sequence ATGCGCGATGTGCGGGTGGTGTTGATCGGGGGGACGTCGAATGTCGGCAAGTCGACCGTCGCACAAGTGGTGGCTGAGCGGCTGGGGTTCGCGTACCGGTCGACCGACGGGCTGGCGCGGCATCCCGGGCGGCCCTGGCGCACGTCGGAGTGGGAGGTGCCCGCGCATGTTGCCGAGCACTACGGCTCCCTCACCGTCGACGAGCTGATCGTCTCCGTACTCGACCACTACGAACGGCTCTGGCCCCGTATCGAGGAACTGGTCACCGAGCCGGGGCTCGTGCTGGAGGGGTCTGCGCTCTGGCCCGAGCGGGTCGCGAAGTTGGCCGTCCCCGGTGTGGCCGCCGTCTGGCTCACGGCGGGCGAGGACGTTGTCCGCGAGCGCATCCGTGGGGCGGGGCGGTACGCCGAAGTCGGTGACGGGGAAAGGCACTTGATGGACCAGTTCCTGGCGCGGACCGTGCGTTATCAGGCACTCATGATCGACGCCGTCGACCGGCTGGGGCTCCAGCGGATCGACGCGGGCGGTGGCCGGTCGGTCGAGGAGTTGGCCGGTGCGGTGATCGCGGCAGTGGGTGGCTAA